One window of ANME-2 cluster archaeon genomic DNA carries:
- a CDS encoding radical SAM protein has product MEHENINVLTIPGLSVDMETAGGMRLTATGPLSIACGPALNRINERLREEKPARVDEDSLIASTWLPPIPGKVFNRLIRAEVSCALGKYVPETVSIEITRECKCNCEHCTVSEGTGEMTTDQIKGIIDQALDMGAFIITFTEGDPMLRDDIFELVEYVDKDKAIVNIFTPGTEMTPEKAARLRDAGLHNLLISIYSTDPAKHDRTRRLEGAYTWAIDAIKMGLDAGLLVTMTTHISPDRMHELPGLYELAKELGVHEFSIWESVAKRPGDPVISEEDRQTILDMHRTLNQPAPGPRVFANSFFEGEMLGCMAGRRWAHVCVDGGVKACPYMPFEFGNILDENGLSGAWKTVRSLKDFKERRNLCMMQDPQFLINLDHIPEGSRSKYPYRDILK; this is encoded by the coding sequence ATGGAACATGAAAATATCAATGTACTCACAATACCCGGCCTGAGCGTAGACATGGAAACTGCCGGAGGTATGCGGCTCACGGCCACAGGACCTTTGAGCATAGCCTGCGGCCCCGCCCTGAACCGCATCAATGAACGGCTGCGGGAAGAGAAACCTGCCCGGGTCGATGAAGATTCGCTCATCGCATCCACCTGGCTCCCGCCCATACCGGGTAAGGTGTTCAACAGGCTGATACGGGCTGAAGTGAGCTGCGCACTGGGAAAGTACGTACCTGAAACCGTATCTATCGAGATAACCAGGGAGTGCAAGTGCAACTGTGAGCACTGCACGGTCAGCGAGGGAACTGGCGAGATGACCACTGACCAGATAAAAGGTATCATCGACCAGGCACTGGACATGGGCGCATTTATTATCACCTTCACCGAAGGTGACCCTATGTTGCGGGATGATATCTTCGAACTGGTTGAGTATGTGGACAAGGATAAGGCCATCGTCAATATATTCACACCGGGCACAGAGATGACGCCGGAAAAAGCAGCCCGTCTCAGGGATGCAGGACTTCATAACCTGCTCATAAGTATTTACAGCACGGATCCGGCCAAACATGACCGGACCAGGCGGCTGGAAGGTGCATATACGTGGGCCATTGATGCCATCAAGATGGGCCTGGATGCCGGACTGCTGGTTACCATGACCACCCACATCTCACCGGACCGCATGCATGAACTCCCGGGTCTGTACGAACTGGCAAAAGAGCTGGGCGTGCACGAGTTCAGTATCTGGGAAAGCGTGGCCAAACGCCCCGGTGACCCGGTGATATCAGAAGAGGACAGGCAAACGATACTGGATATGCACCGTACTCTCAACCAGCCTGCCCCCGGTCCCAGGGTATTCGCAAACTCCTTCTTTGAAGGTGAGATGCTGGGCTGCATGGCAGGAAGGCGCTGGGCACATGTTTGCGTGGATGGGGGAGTAAAAGCATGTCCTTACATGCCCTTTGAGTTCGGGAATATATTGGATGAAAATGGACTGTCAGGCGCATGGAAAACGGTTCGGTCACTGAAGGATTTCAAGGAACGCAGGAATCTGTGCATGATGCAGGATCCACAGTTCCTCATCAACCTGGACCATATCCCGGAAGGGTCCAGGTCAAAATACCCGTACAGGGACATTTTGAAATAA
- a CDS encoding LL-diaminopimelate aminotransferase: MYSERINNLPPYLFAAIDKAKSRVREKGVDVIDLGVGDPDMPTPGNIVEALCRSAKNPDRQKYPSYIGMLSFRQAAAKWYREHLGVELDPVSQVLALIGSKEGIAHIPLAFLNPGDVALIPDPAYPVYKIGTLFADGKPYIMPLLEENDFLPDLDAIPRDVAKQAKLMFLNYPNNPTSAIAPEHFYEEVVEFAKENDVIVILDNAYSEMTFDGYKAPSFLKVDGAMDVGIELHSLSKTYNMTGWRIGFAVGNADILDGLGKVKTNVDSGAFEAVQEAGIEAMLGPQHFIRDMNKIYTQRRDALMVGLKDLGIDFRPPKATFYVWAPVPEGHDSMGFAKILLEEAGIVATPGVGFGDYGEGYVRFALTRSVERINEAVSRMGKLKI, translated from the coding sequence ATGTACTCGGAACGAATCAATAACCTGCCCCCCTATCTTTTTGCAGCCATAGATAAAGCAAAGTCCAGGGTCCGTGAAAAAGGCGTCGATGTGATCGACCTTGGTGTTGGCGACCCCGATATGCCCACACCTGGTAATATTGTCGAGGCTCTTTGCCGTTCTGCCAAAAACCCCGACAGGCAAAAATATCCTTCATATATTGGTATGCTGTCCTTCAGGCAAGCCGCAGCAAAGTGGTACAGGGAACACCTCGGTGTTGAACTGGACCCTGTCTCCCAGGTGCTGGCACTTATCGGCTCAAAAGAAGGCATCGCCCATATCCCCCTGGCCTTTTTGAATCCTGGCGATGTGGCACTCATACCAGACCCCGCCTATCCTGTTTATAAGATAGGTACGCTGTTTGCGGACGGTAAGCCATATATCATGCCCTTGCTGGAAGAAAACGACTTTTTACCAGACCTCGATGCAATTCCCCGGGATGTAGCAAAACAGGCAAAACTTATGTTCCTGAATTATCCCAACAATCCTACATCTGCCATTGCACCTGAACATTTCTATGAAGAGGTCGTAGAATTCGCAAAAGAGAATGATGTAATCGTTATTCTCGATAATGCGTACAGTGAAATGACATTTGACGGTTACAAGGCACCCAGTTTCCTGAAGGTCGATGGTGCTATGGACGTGGGTATTGAGCTGCATTCCCTTTCAAAGACCTATAATATGACAGGCTGGAGGATTGGATTTGCCGTGGGGAATGCAGATATCCTGGATGGTCTGGGTAAGGTCAAGACCAATGTAGATTCAGGCGCCTTTGAGGCCGTGCAGGAAGCAGGTATCGAGGCTATGCTCGGGCCCCAGCATTTTATCCGTGACATGAACAAGATATATACCCAGCGGCGGGATGCCCTGATGGTAGGGCTCAAGGATCTGGGTATTGATTTCCGGCCACCCAAGGCTACATTCTATGTGTGGGCACCTGTACCTGAAGGACACGATTCCATGGGATTTGCAAAAATACTGCTTGAGGAGGCAGGTATCGTAGCCACTCCGGGTGTTGGATTTGGCGATTATGGTGAAGGATATGTCCGTTTCGCCCTGACCAGGTCTGTGGAGCGTATCAATGAAGCTGTAAGCCGCATGGGAAAATTGAAAATCTGA
- a CDS encoding glutamate-5-semialdehyde dehydrogenase, translating to MTTDIKTKVAIAKSASIPLAGLPGHVKDMALKAMASSLDLNRDSIIAANKQDVEAAEKLAGEGKLSQALVNRLKVDSIKIQEMINGINDVITFADPVGKTLSALELDKGLELFQVSCPIGLIGVIFESRPDVIPQIMSLCLKSGNATIFKGGSEAARSNRTIFDVLVKAIESIEEMPKGAFALMETREEVHQILKLDGYLSLLIPRGSNEFVKYIQDNTRIPVLGHADGICHVYVDNEADISKAYDVCYDSKVQYPAVCNAMETLLVHRDIAQVFLPEMARRFNDAGVELRCCDRSFELLKGLGFFKAVLHATETDWSTEYNDLVLSIKVVDSLDDAIHHINRYGSHHTDAIITEKGKNAETFMERVDSSSVMWNASTRFADGFRYGKGAEVGISTNKIHARGPVGMEGLLIYKYILIGNGDRVADYTGKNARKFTHQKLNTGLADTMKGKR from the coding sequence ATGACCACAGATATTAAAACAAAAGTCGCAATTGCAAAAAGTGCTTCAATTCCTCTTGCCGGCCTGCCAGGGCATGTGAAGGACATGGCTCTAAAAGCAATGGCATCGTCATTAGATTTGAACCGGGATAGTATAATCGCTGCCAACAAACAGGACGTGGAAGCTGCTGAAAAACTTGCCGGGGAAGGAAAGCTCTCACAGGCTCTTGTGAACAGGCTTAAAGTTGATTCTATCAAAATACAGGAAATGATAAACGGCATCAATGATGTAATTACTTTCGCGGACCCTGTCGGGAAAACACTGTCTGCTCTTGAACTGGATAAAGGTCTTGAACTATTTCAGGTAAGCTGTCCAATCGGCCTGATAGGGGTTATCTTTGAATCGCGCCCCGATGTCATCCCACAGATAATGTCGCTGTGCCTCAAAAGCGGAAATGCCACCATTTTCAAAGGCGGAAGCGAAGCAGCCCGTTCCAATAGAACGATATTTGACGTGCTGGTGAAGGCTATTGAAAGCATCGAAGAGATGCCCAAAGGAGCATTTGCCCTTATGGAAACAAGGGAAGAGGTACATCAGATCCTGAAACTTGACGGTTACCTGAGCCTTCTCATTCCCAGAGGCTCCAACGAGTTCGTGAAGTATATCCAGGACAATACACGGATCCCGGTACTGGGTCATGCTGATGGTATCTGCCATGTATATGTGGACAACGAAGCAGACATCTCAAAAGCGTATGATGTATGTTATGATTCAAAGGTACAGTACCCTGCAGTCTGCAATGCTATGGAAACCCTTCTTGTGCACAGGGATATCGCACAGGTATTCCTGCCTGAAATGGCGAGGAGATTCAATGATGCCGGAGTTGAACTTCGCTGTTGTGACCGTTCATTCGAACTCCTGAAGGGGTTGGGATTTTTCAAAGCTGTGCTGCATGCTACTGAAACGGACTGGAGCACTGAGTATAATGACCTGGTCCTTTCTATCAAAGTCGTGGATTCACTGGATGATGCCATCCACCATATTAACAGGTACGGGTCACACCACACTGATGCAATAATAACTGAGAAGGGCAAGAATGCTGAAACATTCATGGAACGCGTGGATTCATCAAGCGTAATGTGGAATGCTTCCACCCGTTTTGCAGATGGTTTCAGGTACGGGAAAGGTGCAGAGGTGGGTATCAGTACGAACAAGATACATGCGCGAGGACCGGTAGGAATGGAAGGATTGTTGATCTATAAATATATCCTTATAGGGAACGGGGACAGGGTAGCGGACTATACCGGGAAGAATGCCAGGAAGTTCACCCACCAAAAATTGAATACCGGTCTTGCTGATACAATGAAGGGAAAGAGATGA
- a CDS encoding ATP-dependent DNA helicase gives MKISEMNIPGTLSSFYIDSGITELYPPQVAAIEAGLLDGKNILAAVPTASGKTMLAELAMLTSVMKGGKCLYIVPLRALASEKYERFREFHVLGVEAGISSGDLDSRDEWLGKKDIIVATSEKTDSLIRNGASWIKELTVIVVDEIHLLDSVDRGPTLEVTIARLMQTNPDAQVIGLSATVGNSKDMAEWLDAELVESDWRPVDLREGVFFGSAINFIQGQRAVESPYGDELVDLVSDTLQEGGQCLVFESSRRNAEASARRLGQVLAKKHDAKTLSELNDLAESVSGTGETETATRLNRCIRGGAAFHHAGLTSEQRKLVEAGFRNNLIKVLSSTPTLAAGLNLPARRVIIRGYRRYDPNYGMVPIPVLEYKQMAGRAGRPQLDPYGESVLIAKSFEELQELKDQYILSDAEDIWSKLGSENALRTHILSAVSTRLVGSRDELMDFLGLTFYAHQQETWKLAAVVDEVIGFLDENRMLLDNEELFPTELGELVSKLYIDPLSASIMLDGLGRLAAVRTTDLTMLHLISSTPDMHSLFLRSGDYGWLNDKVSEHCDEFVQLAGQESRDYEWFLSDVKTALVLRDWISETGEDDITSRFNIGPGDIRAQADTARWLMHSLARIAGYLGSEYTGLAQELVERISYGAAKELLPIIKLRDIGRVRARKLFNAGYHDLDAIRNAGFDKLEKILGPKIAKNTLRQLGIHVEQKPDTMDQPEEKGTGQQNILHFQ, from the coding sequence ATGAAAATCTCTGAAATGAACATTCCCGGTACATTATCATCATTCTATATCGACTCAGGAATAACCGAACTCTATCCTCCCCAGGTTGCTGCCATCGAAGCGGGACTGCTGGACGGGAAGAACATCCTGGCTGCCGTACCCACAGCTTCGGGTAAGACCATGCTTGCAGAGCTGGCAATGCTGACCTCGGTCATGAAAGGGGGTAAATGCCTGTATATCGTCCCCCTGCGAGCCCTGGCGTCAGAGAAATATGAACGGTTCAGGGAATTCCATGTTCTGGGCGTGGAAGCAGGAATATCATCAGGTGACCTGGATTCCAGGGACGAATGGTTAGGGAAAAAGGATATCATCGTAGCAACCTCCGAGAAGACCGATTCACTGATACGCAACGGTGCATCCTGGATTAAGGAGCTCACGGTAATTGTGGTTGACGAGATACATCTGCTGGATTCTGTTGACAGGGGGCCCACGCTTGAAGTGACAATAGCAAGACTAATGCAGACGAACCCGGATGCCCAGGTCATAGGGTTGTCAGCCACGGTTGGCAATTCAAAGGATATGGCTGAGTGGCTGGATGCAGAGCTGGTGGAGAGTGACTGGCGTCCGGTAGATCTGCGGGAAGGTGTATTCTTCGGCAGTGCTATCAATTTCATACAAGGCCAGCGTGCTGTGGAGTCACCGTATGGGGACGAGTTGGTGGACCTGGTATCAGATACCTTGCAGGAAGGCGGGCAATGTCTTGTCTTTGAGAGCAGCCGCCGCAATGCTGAAGCAAGTGCCAGGCGGTTGGGGCAGGTGCTGGCAAAAAAACATGATGCTAAAACTCTTTCTGAACTGAACGACCTGGCTGAGAGTGTATCAGGTACCGGCGAAACCGAAACAGCAACCAGACTGAACAGGTGTATCAGAGGCGGGGCGGCATTCCATCATGCAGGACTGACATCTGAGCAGAGGAAACTTGTCGAGGCGGGTTTCAGGAACAATTTGATAAAAGTCCTATCCAGTACCCCCACCCTTGCAGCAGGACTGAACCTGCCTGCCAGGCGGGTAATAATCCGGGGATACAGACGGTATGACCCCAACTACGGGATGGTACCGATACCTGTGCTGGAATACAAGCAGATGGCAGGACGGGCAGGAAGACCACAACTGGACCCGTACGGGGAATCGGTACTGATAGCAAAGTCATTTGAAGAACTGCAGGAACTCAAGGACCAGTATATCCTCAGTGATGCAGAGGACATATGGTCGAAACTGGGTTCGGAAAATGCCCTGCGCACCCACATACTCTCGGCCGTATCCACCAGGCTTGTGGGCAGCAGGGATGAACTGATGGATTTCCTGGGCCTTACATTCTATGCCCATCAGCAGGAGACCTGGAAACTTGCTGCAGTGGTGGATGAGGTTATAGGTTTTCTCGATGAGAACAGGATGCTGCTGGATAACGAGGAGCTGTTCCCTACCGAACTGGGAGAACTGGTCTCGAAACTGTATATCGACCCGCTATCTGCAAGTATCATGCTGGATGGGCTCGGGCGTCTTGCTGCTGTAAGAACCACTGACCTTACCATGCTGCACCTTATATCCAGCACACCTGATATGCATTCACTATTCCTCAGGTCAGGGGATTATGGATGGCTGAACGATAAAGTATCAGAACACTGTGATGAGTTCGTGCAACTGGCAGGGCAGGAGAGCAGGGATTATGAATGGTTCCTGTCAGATGTGAAAACTGCACTGGTATTACGGGACTGGATATCTGAAACAGGGGAGGATGATATCACATCAAGGTTCAATATCGGTCCCGGCGATATCAGGGCTCAGGCCGATACTGCCCGGTGGCTGATGCACTCGTTAGCGCGCATAGCTGGTTACCTTGGCAGCGAATATACCGGGCTTGCGCAGGAACTGGTAGAGCGTATTTCGTATGGGGCTGCAAAGGAACTGCTGCCCATTATCAAGCTCAGGGATATCGGGCGCGTTCGGGCAAGGAAACTGTTCAATGCGGGATATCATGACCTGGATGCCATTCGCAATGCAGGGTTCGATAAACTGGAAAAAATACTGGGTCCCAAGATTGCCAAAAATACCCTCAGGCAGCTTGGGATTCATGTTGAACAGAAGCCGGATACTATGGACCAACCGGAAGAAAAAGGTACAGGACAGCAGAATATCCTCCATTTTCAATAG
- the proB gene encoding glutamate 5-kinase — MTSIDRADLFRDINRIVIKIGTSSLSNEDGSFNTQLTENIASQVAKLQEQGKTVIIVSSGAIGIGVDLLKLKTRPREIPIRQAAAAVGQNVLMREWRTAFEKFGINVAQMLLTYENFSNRLTYLNLRNSINELLEFGVVPIINENDPVCVHEIEATFGDNDKLSAMVASKVEAGLLIMLSDIDGLYDKNPKKNGNAKLISTIEKITPEIEKCAGSPTSMKGVGGMRTKIEAARIACMAGCHMVIANSNEENAIQRIIAGGEIGTLFLAPNGKYRNRTRWIILSRAAGKLIVDTGAQNAIQQKRGLLPSGILEVSGIFDRGDIIEIECDGTVFAKGITDYTSQELGRIKGKHSGAIEEVLGYKNYDEVIRKTNLGLL; from the coding sequence ATGACATCTATTGACAGAGCGGACCTTTTCAGGGACATTAACAGGATAGTTATTAAGATAGGCACTTCATCCCTGTCCAATGAGGACGGCAGTTTCAATACACAGTTGACCGAGAACATTGCATCGCAGGTGGCAAAACTCCAGGAACAGGGAAAAACCGTTATCATTGTAAGTTCCGGAGCCATCGGGATAGGGGTTGACCTGCTTAAATTGAAAACGCGTCCGCGGGAAATTCCCATTCGGCAGGCAGCCGCCGCAGTCGGGCAAAATGTCCTTATGCGGGAATGGCGCACAGCGTTTGAAAAATTCGGTATTAATGTTGCCCAGATGCTCCTGACCTATGAAAATTTCTCGAACAGGTTGACCTACCTGAACCTCCGCAACAGTATTAACGAACTCCTGGAGTTTGGCGTGGTCCCCATCATAAATGAGAATGACCCTGTCTGTGTCCACGAGATAGAAGCAACGTTCGGTGACAATGACAAACTGTCTGCAATGGTGGCAAGCAAGGTTGAAGCGGGACTTTTGATAATGCTGTCGGATATTGATGGGCTGTATGATAAGAATCCCAAAAAGAACGGGAATGCAAAACTCATCAGTACCATTGAAAAGATAACTCCTGAAATTGAGAAATGTGCCGGTAGTCCTACAAGCATGAAAGGCGTCGGCGGGATGAGGACCAAGATCGAAGCTGCCAGGATTGCCTGCATGGCTGGCTGTCATATGGTGATAGCGAACAGTAATGAGGAAAATGCTATCCAGAGAATTATAGCTGGTGGGGAGATAGGGACCTTGTTCCTTGCCCCGAACGGCAAATACCGGAACAGGACGCGCTGGATCATCCTGTCAAGAGCGGCTGGAAAGCTCATTGTGGATACAGGCGCACAAAATGCCATTCAACAGAAAAGAGGGTTGTTACCATCTGGTATCCTTGAGGTGTCCGGGATTTTTGACAGGGGTGATATCATCGAGATCGAATGCGATGGGACGGTATTTGCAAAGGGTATTACTGATTATACCTCCCAGGAGCTTGGCAGGATAAAGGGAAAGCATTCTGGTGCCATCGAGGAAGTGCTTGGATACAAGAATTATGATGAGGTAATTCGAAAAACGAATCTGGGATTATTATAA
- the trkA gene encoding Trk system potassium transporter TrkA — translation MHIIIIGAGDVGYHLAKALYHDHEVVIIEKEEEAMQQAQDLDVQVIQGNGANVKVLKKAKIETSDLVVAVTGHDELNIVACMAAKLLTRNGTKTIAMVSNPDYIDEPVTMRENVGMNIMICPELSLAYEMYQILSVPSAVDVQDFVSGLVKMIEFKVENGNVLVDKALKDIEFPQCSMISAIFRDTDVIIPGGNDIIHSGDRVVIIGREEAIQDIRKWFEVSNQSNKVLIVGGGTVGFYLIELMRKKNFNITLVEKDLKRCEMVAESLPNTTVINGDGTNINILSEVNVPGMDAVVSVTNSDEKNLLCSLLARQLGAKKVMARVERTEYTQLFEMVGVDVAMSSREATVNEVLKTTLRKTGIQSITSIEGEKAEILELTAKEGSKIVKTPLKNVKFPKGAIVSTVVHGDTIIVPDGDTHIHPGDMVIVFTRLEIVSEVEALFK, via the coding sequence TTGCATATAATAATCATTGGTGCCGGTGATGTTGGTTATCATCTTGCGAAAGCACTTTATCATGACCATGAAGTAGTTATTATCGAAAAGGAAGAGGAGGCCATGCAGCAGGCACAGGACCTTGATGTACAGGTCATCCAGGGTAATGGTGCCAATGTAAAGGTATTAAAAAAAGCAAAGATTGAAACATCAGACCTGGTAGTAGCAGTGACCGGTCACGACGAACTCAATATCGTGGCTTGCATGGCTGCCAAACTGCTGACCAGAAACGGGACCAAGACCATTGCTATGGTAAGTAACCCTGATTATATCGATGAACCTGTGACAATGCGTGAAAATGTCGGCATGAACATCATGATATGTCCTGAACTTTCCCTTGCTTATGAAATGTACCAGATATTGTCAGTACCTTCTGCTGTTGATGTCCAGGACTTTGTCAGCGGACTTGTCAAGATGATCGAGTTCAAAGTGGAAAATGGGAACGTACTGGTGGATAAGGCGCTCAAAGACATTGAATTTCCGCAGTGCAGCATGATATCCGCAATTTTCAGGGATACTGATGTTATCATTCCGGGCGGGAACGACATCATCCACTCTGGTGACAGGGTGGTGATAATTGGCAGGGAAGAAGCCATCCAGGATATCAGGAAATGGTTCGAGGTCAGTAACCAGAGCAATAAGGTACTGATAGTGGGGGGCGGTACTGTTGGTTTTTACCTGATTGAACTCATGCGGAAAAAGAACTTTAATATTACGCTGGTGGAGAAGGACCTGAAACGATGTGAGATGGTCGCTGAATCACTTCCCAATACCACGGTCATAAACGGTGACGGTACTAATATAAATATTCTGAGCGAAGTAAATGTTCCGGGTATGGATGCAGTGGTATCAGTTACGAATAGCGATGAAAAGAACTTGCTGTGCTCCCTGCTTGCCAGGCAATTGGGTGCGAAAAAGGTAATGGCCCGTGTTGAAAGGACAGAATATACCCAGTTGTTCGAGATGGTAGGTGTGGATGTGGCAATGAGTTCCAGGGAAGCTACGGTCAATGAGGTGCTCAAGACCACACTGCGCAAAACGGGTATTCAATCCATAACCTCAATTGAAGGTGAAAAAGCAGAAATACTTGAACTGACTGCCAAAGAAGGTTCAAAGATCGTTAAGACACCACTGAAAAATGTCAAATTCCCGAAAGGCGCTATCGTAAGCACGGTGGTACACGGGGATACTATTATTGTTCCTGATGGTGATACCCATATTCATCCGGGGGATATGGTAATTGTCTTCACAAGATTGGAAATTGTTTCTGAAGTTGAAGCACTGTTCAAGTAG
- the eif1A gene encoding translation initiation factor eIF-1A, whose protein sequence is MLSIYKKNQPAEGEVVRVRVPRKQDREILGTVESMLGANKVRVRCMDGVMRLGRIPGKMKKRTWIRPGDIIIVVPWEFQNEKADVMWRYTGPQADWLERRGYLKG, encoded by the coding sequence ATACTGAGTATTTACAAGAAAAATCAACCCGCTGAAGGTGAAGTCGTTAGAGTCAGGGTTCCCCGTAAGCAGGATAGAGAGATCCTGGGGACCGTTGAAAGCATGCTGGGGGCAAATAAAGTGCGTGTACGGTGCATGGACGGTGTAATGCGGCTTGGAAGGATACCTGGCAAGATGAAGAAACGGACATGGATTAGACCGGGCGATATTATCATTGTTGTACCATGGGAGTTCCAGAATGAGAAAGCAGATGTGATGTGGAGATATACTGGTCCACAGGCTGATTGGCTGGAAAGACGTGGATATCTGAAAGGATAA
- a CDS encoding AAA family ATPase — translation MTTERKTMERVPSGIQGYDEMIKGGYFKGTVNIISGESGTGKTVFGSQFLYEGVKKGEKCLCIVTSEASESLKREMNSSFGWDLWELEKSGSIIFVDITDPGLRLQKTVDMAPMELIKSFKKLLSRKVEEVKPDRIFIDSIEALFLAIDSHYKLKTLVDDLFGELRTFDITTLVTVGTTFEVESIVEYGADSVTRLGRVVSGNNLQRSIYVAKFRGSGTINEIRVLNISDNGIKVLDQSPYTSTM, via the coding sequence ATGACAACCGAACGTAAGACTATGGAAAGAGTACCTTCAGGTATTCAGGGCTATGACGAGATGATAAAGGGTGGTTATTTCAAAGGTACCGTCAACATCATATCAGGAGAATCCGGCACCGGCAAAACAGTATTTGGCTCCCAGTTCCTGTACGAAGGTGTAAAGAAAGGCGAAAAATGTTTATGCATTGTTACTTCAGAGGCCTCAGAATCATTAAAAAGGGAAATGAACTCTTCATTTGGCTGGGATCTATGGGAACTCGAAAAATCAGGTTCGATCATTTTTGTTGATATAACTGACCCGGGATTAAGATTACAAAAAACTGTTGATATGGCACCGATGGAACTGATAAAAAGTTTTAAGAAACTTTTGTCCCGCAAAGTTGAAGAGGTCAAACCTGACAGGATATTTATTGATTCTATTGAAGCTCTGTTTTTGGCAATTGATTCACATTACAAGTTAAAAACGCTGGTGGACGACCTGTTCGGCGAGCTCAGGACATTTGATATCACAACCCTGGTCACGGTTGGGACAACCTTCGAAGTGGAGTCAATAGTGGAGTACGGTGCTGATTCAGTAACCCGTTTGGGCAGGGTTGTTTCAGGAAACAATCTTCAGCGTTCTATTTACGTGGCCAAGTTCCGCGGTTCAGGTACGATAAATGAGATTCGTGTCCTCAACATTTCTGATAATGGTATCAAAGTGCTTGACCAATCACCATATACTTCAACGATGTAG
- a CDS encoding glycosyltransferase family 39 protein, translated as MDEAFSINMASNSISHIIETYGNDVHPPFYYVLLHFVMLFGNSEFMVRMPSAIFGILTIPLLYITGKKFFTFREGLISAFLLSISYYHIYYSQEARMYTLLTFSFLASFYCFYRACEHKNNLIFFIGYILFTLMSIYTHYFGFFILPITILYILTSKVLFKKITLDIKSLHRMLLSCIVITVSVIPLVLIFFNQINNKVGGEVAWGTSPANLFIKLLVRFSTLAPSTSLLFSLLFVLGALISLKNNKNQFILMGIWFALPIVVSYYLASIMPFETRYLIILLPAFLLFIARGITGTTEYLFPIRQEKRIKSTTGNVENNRNVFIILILLLFSLVSYGPLHEYYSDNLKPDWRDAASFLEHNTNDGDVVIPLPGSETGAMAYYYDNSSYGTYIEVIPGTIDALEDIIATNRTYTVWIVMSTDIQVVDPGGEVVRWLVNNANLEKTDPMILIFSA; from the coding sequence ATGGATGAAGCCTTTAGTATCAATATGGCCTCCAATAGCATATCTCACATCATAGAAACGTACGGGAACGATGTCCATCCTCCCTTTTATTATGTACTATTGCATTTCGTAATGCTGTTTGGCAATTCAGAATTCATGGTCAGGATGCCATCTGCCATATTCGGTATACTTACTATTCCTTTACTATATATAACGGGTAAAAAATTCTTTACCTTTAGAGAAGGATTGATAAGTGCATTCCTCCTGTCGATTTCATATTATCATATTTATTATTCCCAGGAAGCGCGAATGTATACACTACTTACATTTTCTTTTCTAGCTTCATTTTATTGTTTCTATCGGGCATGTGAGCATAAAAATAATCTTATCTTTTTTATTGGTTATATTTTATTTACATTAATGAGCATTTATACCCATTATTTTGGTTTTTTTATTCTGCCTATCACGATATTGTACATTCTCACATCAAAGGTTTTATTTAAAAAAATTACCCTTGATATAAAAAGCCTGCACAGAATGTTACTCAGTTGTATCGTTATCACGGTATCAGTAATCCCTCTTGTTCTTATTTTTTTTAATCAGATCAACAATAAAGTAGGAGGGGAAGTGGCCTGGGGTACCAGTCCGGCTAATCTGTTCATAAAATTATTAGTACGTTTCAGTACCCTTGCCCCCTCTACCTCCCTCTTGTTTTCATTATTATTTGTTCTTGGTGCCTTGATATCTTTGAAAAATAACAAGAACCAATTCATCCTCATGGGAATATGGTTCGCACTTCCTATTGTAGTAAGTTATTATCTGGCCTCCATAATGCCTTTTGAGACCAGATATCTGATCATCTTATTACCTGCTTTCCTTCTCTTTATTGCAAGGGGGATTACTGGTACGACAGAATATCTGTTCCCTATAAGGCAGGAAAAAAGAATAAAGTCCACTACAGGGAACGTAGAGAACAATCGAAATGTCTTTATTATTCTTATCCTGCTTTTGTTTAGCTTGGTAAGCTATGGCCCCCTCCATGAATACTATTCCGACAACCTGAAACCTGACTGGAGAGATGCAGCATCGTTCCTTGAACACAACACAAATGATGGAGATGTTGTAATTCCACTTCCGGGTTCTGAAACTGGTGCCATGGCATATTATTATGACAATTCTTCGTATGGGACATATATTGAGGTCATACCAGGCACCATTGATGCACTGGAAGATATCATCGCAACCAACAGGACCTATACGGTATGGATTGTCATGTCAACAGATATCCAGGTAGTCGACCCTGGAGGTGAAGTAGTGAGATGGCTCGTGAATAATGCAAATCTGGAAAAAACCGATCCTATGATCTTGATATTCTCTGCATAA